The Sciurus carolinensis chromosome 14 unlocalized genomic scaffold, mSciCar1.2 scaffold_101_arrow_ctg1, whole genome shotgun sequence genomic interval TTTGTGGGTGCCGGCGGCGAGCGTCAACTCTCGCGAGACCTGTGTGGGCGGCGGCAAGATACCGTTCTCGCGAGGAGGCCTGGGTGGGCGGTGGCGGTGGCGCTGGCGCTGGCGCTGCTTGGTGGGTGGGACTTGCGGTCCCGGGCGacttggggggagggggggggaggaggaggaggaggaggagggtcctGGCAAGTGGCTGGCAGGCGGGTTGGTGGGGGCGTGGAGTAGTGGCGGccgctcttccttccttccccctctgtCCTTCCCAGCTCCTCTGGAAATCACCATCCTGCAAAGGAACCTAAACCGAGCTGGAGCTTCCTGCCCCGCTCCTGTGGCACCGCCCCGCCCCACGGCGCCCCCGCGGGGGACAcccccccgccgccgccgcctcccttttggtttttgttttggtgggttGAGCCCGGTGCCTCTCGCCAGCCCGCTGACTGCGAGGCGGTCCGTGTCAAATCACACACTCGCTGGCTCCCAGTGAAAATAGAGTGGTGGCCTCAGGAAGCAGTGAGGTCCCTCGGTCTCTCTCCCCGCATCTTGTGGGAGAGCCTTTACTCTGCTCAGCTGATCTCCGTGCGGGCTCCGAACTGCTTATCCTGCAGGCACCTGCAAGGTTCTTGCCCTAAAAGGCCTTGAAGCTTCCTCAAAGTGGGGAGTAGCCATGATTCACTTACGCCTGAGCCCACAGTCCAGTTGGAGGGATGGCCCTAAGAGTGCGGCGGGATTAGGCCCACT includes:
- the LOC124973229 gene encoding uncharacterized protein LOC124973229 isoform X1, encoding MISFQFISFQSFPLTEASRSRNPQSRMVISRGAGKDRGGRKEERPPLLHAPTNPPASHLPGPSSSSSSSPPLPPSRPGPQVPPTKQRQRQRHRHRPPRPPRENGILPPPTQVSRELTLAAGTHKGLARANSNWFPSQALLHLLPKLNPLDIRRGAECTCGALVSSLVQQRGTAPTAASQEHVKVTASMGSFPE
- the LOC124973229 gene encoding uncharacterized protein LOC124973229 isoform X2, which encodes MISFQFISFQSFPLTEASRSRNPQSRMVISRGAGKDRGGRKEERPPLLHAPTNPPASHLPGPSSSSSSSPPLPPSRPGPQVPPTKQRQRQRHRHRPPRPPRENGILPPPTQVSRELTLAAGTHKGLARANSNWFPSQALLHLLPKLNPLDIRRGAECTCGALVSSLVQQRGTAPTAASQEHVKVTQAGKREA